Below is a genomic region from Vicinamibacterales bacterium.
GGCTCCCGCTCATGCCGGCGATGACGCCGGTGTTGGCGAGCGGACCGCCCTCGAGGCGGGCGAGAATCATGTTCCGCCTCGGGCCGTTGACGTTGCGGAGCACGCCGAGGATGTGCGCCTTGAACTCCTCGATGCGGTCACCCTCGAACACGGTGCGGCCGATGCCGACCATCCCGGGGCGCACCTCGTCCACGGACATGTAGCGAGGTGCAGCGGTCGGCCAGGCGACCACGACCGATGCGAGAAGGAGAACTGACGAGAGGGTCCGAAGCTTCATGGAAAGGACTGTCGTCCCGGGTGCATGCGGCGAGTGAACACGTGCATGGTTTGAGACCATTATAGGCGGAGGAACTGCTTGCCGGTCAAGGAGAACGCGGACGCGCGCGCGCGCATTGGTTGACGTCCGGACGCTTGGTTTGATACCCTCTGGGCGACGTTGGCTCGAATAGATCGCATGCACGCACCAGCATTCTCCCGCCCGGTTGGCTTCTCGCGTTCCGCACGCGCCGTTGCGGTACGGGTGTCGATGCTGTCGTATCGTGGCTGGTGGTGGTATTCCATCATTGAAGGGGCGTCCGTGTCCTAGCCACTGCAGCTTGCGACCTTTGAGAAGCCTCTTCAGCCTGAACGGTTGGAGAGGCTTTTTGTGTTTATGAGCACTCCACAGCTTTGTGTGACGGTGACCGGCTCGACCACGGCCGAGTTGCGCGCGAGACGAAATGCCGCGGCACAGGTGGCGGACCTCGTGGAGCTTCGTCTCGACGGCGTGCGGGACGCCGATGTGAGCGGGGCTCTCGAAGGTCGAACGGTGCCGGTGCTCGTCACCTGCCGCCCCGTCCGCGAGGGGGGCGCGTTCGACGGCGCTGAAGAGGAGCGACTCGGCCTGCTTCGTCAGGCTCAGCAACAGGGCGCGGAGTACGTCGACGTCGAGTTCCAGGCCGATCACCGCGAGTTCGTGGCGGCGAGGGACGGCCGCGGCGTGGTGTTGTCAATGCACGATTTCGCCGGCGTGCCGCGCGGTCTGGCGGGGCTCTATCGAGCGATGCGAGCGACTGGAGCCGAGGTCGTGAAGCTCGCCGTGACGGCCAGATCGCTCTGCGACAACCTGCCGCTCGTGGAACTCGGGCGGGATACGAACGACGGCGTGAAGGCCGCGTTGGTGGCGATGGGCACGCCGGGATGGCCGAGCCGGATCCTGGCGCCGCACTTCGGATCGTGCTGGAGTTACGCGGGCGAGGGGGTCGCGCCGGGGCAGATGGCTCCCGGACGCCTGCTGTCCGAGTTCCGGTTTCGAGCCATCACACCTCGCACCCGCGTGTTCGCGATCGTCGGACGCCCGATCGCACATTCGGTGTCCCCGGCGATGCACAACGCCGCGTTCGAGGCGACCGGGATCGACGCCGTCTTCGTGCCGCTCGAAGCGAGTTCGGCGGACGACTTCGAGCGGTTCGCGCGGGCGATTGGTGTGGCGGGAGCGAGCGTGACGGTGCCCTTCAAGGTGGATCTGATGTCCTGTGCCGCCGAGGTGGACACGGTGAGCCTTCAGACCGGCGCCCTGAACACGCTCAAGGCCGATGGGTTGCGGTGGGTGGGTCGCAACGCCGATGTGTCGGGGTTCCTCGCGCCGCTCGTTGCGTCGGGTATCCGGCTCGGTGAGACGCGGGTGTCGATCCTCGGCGCCGGCGGCGCCGCACGCGCGGCTGTCCGGGCGCTGGCGGATGCCGGGGCGCGCGTGACCGTGTGGGGCCGTACGCGCGAACACGTCGAGCGAGTCGCAGCGCTGGCCGTCGGGACGACGGGACGGCTCGGTCTGCCGGAGCCAAGCGAGTGGGACCTTCTTGTCAATGCGACACCGATCGGCATGCATCCCAACGTGACACAGACGCCGCTCGCTGCATCGCGGCTGGCCCGCGGCCGGGTCGTGTACGACCTCGTCTACAACCCGGCTGAGACGCGGCTGCTCCGAGAGGCAGCCGCCGCGGGCTGCCGGACAATCGGCGGTCTCGAGATGCTCGTTTCGCAGGCGTGCGTGCAGTTCGAATGGTGGACCGGCGTGGCGGCGCCACGCCACGTGATGCAGGCGGCCGCAGTGGCGCGCCTGAACCAGATGGCAGGTATCGCATGAAGATGACGACGTTCTCCGAGTTTGCCGAACTGGCGCGTCAGGGCACGTTCGTGCCGGTCTGCAAGGAGCTGATCGCGGACCTGCTGACGCCGGTCTCGGCGTTCCTGGCGATCGCGGAGCATTCCGACTATGCCTTCCTGCTCGAGAGCGTCGAAGGTGGTGAGCACGTTGGCCGCTACTCCTTTCTCGGGAAGGATCCGTTCCTCGTTCTTCGGGCGAACGCCGACGGCCGACCGACAATCGAGCGGGCCGGGGTGACGACAACGCCGGACGAGGCGTTCGTTCCCACGTTGCGCCGCTTGATGGCCGACTTCCGGTCACCGGTCGTGCCGGGGCTCCCACGGTTCACGGGCGGTGCGGTGGGCTTCCTCGGGTACGACTCGGCGGCGTGGTTCGAGCCGGTACCGCTGGCGCCGGCCAGCGGACGCGATGAGAGCGATCCGGCCGCGGGATTCATGGTGTTCGACACGGTGCTGGCCTTCGACCACGTGCGGCATCGCATTCTGCTCATCGCCAACGCGAGGATCGTGCCGGGCGACGACCTCGAGGCGCTCTACCAGTTCGCCTGCGCGAAGATTACCTTCCTCGAGCGCGAGTTGCAGGGCAATCTGTCGCGGGTGATAAAGACCGAGCCGCGGCCGCTGAGCGTGCGGTCGAACATGTCTCGCGAGCGGTTCGAGGCGGCGGTGCGCGCCGGGCAGGAACACATTGCGGCCGGCGACATCTATCAGGTCGTGCTGTCGCAGCGTTTCGACGCGCAGGTGGATGTGGCACCGTTCACAGTCTACCGGGCGTTGCGGCACGTCAACCCGTCGCCGTACATGTTCTTCATCCGGATGGGCGGACGCTCCATCATCGGGTCGTCACCGGAGATGCTGG
It encodes:
- the aroE gene encoding shikimate dehydrogenase, with amino-acid sequence MSTPQLCVTVTGSTTAELRARRNAAAQVADLVELRLDGVRDADVSGALEGRTVPVLVTCRPVREGGAFDGAEEERLGLLRQAQQQGAEYVDVEFQADHREFVAARDGRGVVLSMHDFAGVPRGLAGLYRAMRATGAEVVKLAVTARSLCDNLPLVELGRDTNDGVKAALVAMGTPGWPSRILAPHFGSCWSYAGEGVAPGQMAPGRLLSEFRFRAITPRTRVFAIVGRPIAHSVSPAMHNAAFEATGIDAVFVPLEASSADDFERFARAIGVAGASVTVPFKVDLMSCAAEVDTVSLQTGALNTLKADGLRWVGRNADVSGFLAPLVASGIRLGETRVSILGAGGAARAAVRALADAGARVTVWGRTREHVERVAALAVGTTGRLGLPEPSEWDLLVNATPIGMHPNVTQTPLAASRLARGRVVYDLVYNPAETRLLREAAAAGCRTIGGLEMLVSQACVQFEWWTGVAAPRHVMQAAAVARLNQMAGIA
- the trpE gene encoding anthranilate synthase component I; protein product: MKMTTFSEFAELARQGTFVPVCKELIADLLTPVSAFLAIAEHSDYAFLLESVEGGEHVGRYSFLGKDPFLVLRANADGRPTIERAGVTTTPDEAFVPTLRRLMADFRSPVVPGLPRFTGGAVGFLGYDSAAWFEPVPLAPASGRDESDPAAGFMVFDTVLAFDHVRHRILLIANARIVPGDDLEALYQFACAKITFLERELQGNLSRVIKTEPRPLSVRSNMSRERFEAAVRAGQEHIAAGDIYQVVLSQRFDAQVDVAPFTVYRALRHVNPSPYMFFIRMGGRSIIGSSPEMLVRVEGDCVETHPIAGTRPRGSDEAEDVRLAEELKASEKERAEHVMLVDLGRNDVGRVSAYGSVRVPQFMGLERYSHVMHLVSVVEGRLAPECDRLDALVSCFPAGTVSGAPKIRAMEIISELEPDRRGIYAGAVGYVDFAGNLDFCIAIRTIVMSGSSARVQAGAGIVMDSDPSAEYEETCDKAKALMQALELAAAGL